The genomic region TTCTTCCAGGCTGGCCAGGATCTGCAGGAAGGTGGTGACGGCGGCGCGCTCCTCAAAAGGGCCGCGCTCGTTGATGGCTTCTTTGAGCGTGGGGCCGTCGATGTACTCCATCACCAGGTAGAGCAGGCCCTCTTGATCGACGCCGTAGTCGAAGATCGTGACGGTGTTGGGGTGGGTGAGCTTGCTGACCAGGCGGGCCTCGCGTTCAAAACGCTCGGCGCGGCGCTGCGCACGCGCGGGATCCTGGTTGGCGGGCAGCGAGGGATCGAAGATCTTGACGGCCACTCGCCGATCCATGCCGGTGTGCACGCCGCCGTAGACGTTGCTGAAGCCCCCGCGCCCGATCACCTCATCGAGGCGGTATTTGCCGCCGATGATCGTAGCGCTCTCTAAGAAGTCCCCGGCATCCATCGTGGTCACAACGCTCCTGAGGGTCGTGTCATGTGGAGAGGTTCGGAGCGCACCGACCGGGGTTTTAAGGCCGGAGGCTGCAAGGTGACCGAGAGGAGGCTCGGCGCCGCAGAGGTGCTTGCTCACTGAACTTCGGCAACGTTACCATAGCGGCCGGGAGGTTAGAACAGCCGTGCTTGTAAGGGATCGTAGAGTTTGGGGGGTGATGCTGGTCGTGCTGGCGTGCCTGGGCGTGAGCGGGTGCGCAACCGGCGCGTCGGTGGCGGTGCCGCAGACGCTGGGGAGTTCCGCGGAGTCGGCGTCCGAGACGGCCGGTGAGACGGATGGCGAGGACACCCTCTGCGATGTGTCCGCGGCCTGCTCCGGGCTGGATCGTTACCTCTGGGATGGGACGCCCATCCCCGAAGAACTCACCGAGGCGATCGTCGTGCTGGAGGATGGCTGCGCGCGCGGGGTGGGCTCGGGATGCTCGGCCCTGGCGTCGCTGCGGGTGCTCGGGCGCGGGGTGGCGCATGATCTGGCGGTGGCGCGAGGGCTTTATGAACAAGGTTGTGAGCTTGAGGCCAGCGCCTCGTGCCTGGGGGCAGGGTGGATGCAGTTTCATGGCCAGGGGGGAGACGAGGCGCCACAGCAGGCGCTGAGATCCTGGGAGCAGGGCTGCGATCTGGGGGATGCGCCAAGCTGCCGCCAGATTGGCGGGCTCTACCATTTTGGCAACGCCGTCGATCCCTCGCCAGAGCTTGCGGTGACCTACTTCACCCGGGCCTGTGCCGGAGGCGATGTGCAGGCCTGCGGCGATCTTCAGGAGCATTACGGGTTGAGGCTCGCAGCGTCGGCCGACGAGGAAGACGACTCGGCGCGTGTGCTGGCCTTTTTGCGAGCAGGTTGTGAGGCCGACGTGGCGCTCTCCTGCGTGCTGGCCGGGGCCTTTGCCGAGGAGGGGCGGGGGCGAGGCAAAGATCCGCAGCGCGCCGCCGCGCTTTACCGTCGGGGGTGTGAGGCTGGCGAGTACTACGGCTGCACGCTGCTGGGGATGCTCTATGAGCGGGGCGTCGGGGTGAGCGAGAGTTCGCGCCGCGCCGGCGAACTCTATGTGGAGGCCTGTGAGGCCAACAACACCGTGGGCTGTGCGAGCCTGGGGGTGTTGCAGCTGCAGGGGCGGGGCA from Lujinxingia vulgaris harbors:
- a CDS encoding tetratricopeptide repeat protein; protein product: MLVVLACLGVSGCATGASVAVPQTLGSSAESASETAGETDGEDTLCDVSAACSGLDRYLWDGTPIPEELTEAIVVLEDGCARGVGSGCSALASLRVLGRGVAHDLAVARGLYEQGCELEASASCLGAGWMQFHGQGGDEAPQQALRSWEQGCDLGDAPSCRQIGGLYHFGNAVDPSPELAVTYFTRACAGGDVQACGDLQEHYGLRLAASADEEDDSARVLAFLRAGCEADVALSCVLAGAFAEEGRGRGKDPQRAAALYRRGCEAGEYYGCTLLGMLYERGVGVSESSRRAGELYVEACEANNTVGCASLGVLQLQGRGIVGGPVQARETFERACAMGSARGCYNLGVALRDGRGGEVDEAEAVVRFWIGCERGSGQSCDALALMVEAGRGVEKDVELAEALHQRACDAGWAKGCYNVAVSFELAGEERAGSPEALAAYRKGCEGGFGRSCWHLGHRLFERAAGADEVIEALEAFERSCRLEPGRACSRAAAILMDDARVPRSPQRARRSMAAGCEADDGESCLRLGHLYEAGEVVREDRDRAMLLYAKACGLGQEHACSRRGAMLLNDPGRAEDGRRLLERGCEQGDDWACERLKR